One stretch of Astatotilapia calliptera chromosome 3, fAstCal1.2, whole genome shotgun sequence DNA includes these proteins:
- the LOC113019412 gene encoding uncharacterized protein LOC113019412: MLLSETSLVLLMVCGTQASHFLGTVMTYYPKDTFENGSVTVTVRYKLNFHTAACINDETWNCLSGDCGTGTYTLHVVKQESSGDWCQREGIMTRQVPSNALFELRLEGSEWISNVKNDISSWRAVTRVELRNRSDTGKANTSPQTTILPAVGVPSNCQRDFSLLMFDPDGDEVKCRYGNSALSECNPCTPPSVLSLSSSSCTLSFSPTSSSNEGSYVVQLVMEDFPRQTITLTQTNGTQTTITTNDAISKIPIQFALKVDPAVPSCTEGLFLPKFLPPTPANGAQLYNNVSQTLEIHITAEALNSTVSELLYSGPYNLISSPSGPGQFTLRWTPSESEEGQSLPICFAVQAVSRGTKYHSELRCVTVTVVKGPVITTTPETTTPSEPSYVLKLKITSLVDLSKVDRNYLLTQIKNVLISNGLPQDMIIRLMSSKPQIGAIAAPSTGTT, translated from the exons ATGTTGCTCTCTGAGACATCGTTGGTCCTGCTGATGGTTTGCGGCACTCAGGCTTCACATTTTTTAGGCACAGTTATGACCTACTACCCAAAGGACACTTTTGAAAATGGATCTGTCACA GTGACCGTTCGGTATAAACTGAACTTCCACACAGCTGCCTGCATAAATGATGAAACATGGAATTGCCTCAGTGGTGATTGTGGGACTGGAACCTACACTCTACATGTGGTAAAACAGGAGAGCAGTGGAGACTGGTGTCAGAGAGAGGGAATCATGACTCGACAGGTTCCCAGCAACGCTCTGTTTGAACTTCG GTTGGAGGGTAGTGAATGGATATCCAACGTCAAAAATGACATTTCATCATGGAGAGCTGTGACTCGGGTGGAACTGAGGAACCGGTCCGACACCGGCAAAGCCAACACATCACCTCAGACCACCATCCTACCAGCTGTGGG AGTTCCTTCAAACTGTCAGAGAGATTTCAGCCTGTTGATGTTTGACCCTGATGGAGACGAAGTTAAATGCAGATATGGAAACTCTGCACTCTCAGAGTGTAACCCCTGCACTCCACCGTCTGTCCTCAGCCTCTCATCG TCGTCTTGTACTCTGTCATTCAGCCCCACCAGCAGCAGTAATGAAGGTTCGTATGTAGTACAGCTGGTGATGGAGGACTTCCCCAGACAGACCATCACTCTGACTCAAACCAACGGGACACAAACAACAATAACTACCAACGATGCCATCAGCAAAATACCGATTCAGTTTGCTTTGAAAG TTGATCCTGCAGTGCCATCCTGCACAGAAGGACTCTTTCTGCCCAAGTTTCTTCCTCCAACACCAGCCAACGGAGCTCAGCTCTACAACAATGTCAGTCAGACTCTGGAAATTCACATCACTGCAGAGGCACTTAACTCCAC GGTCTCTGAGCTGCTCTACAGCGGGCCGTACAATTTAATCAGCAGTCCATCAGGACCAGGACAGTTCACCCTGAGATGGACACCATCTGAAAGCGAAGAAGGACAAAGCCTCCCCATCTGTTTTGCTGTCCAGGCAGTTTCTCG TGGGACCAAGTATCACTCAGAGCTTCGATGTGTCACTGTGACCGTTGTAAAAG GACCAGTAATAACCACAACACCCGAAACGACTACACCCAGTGAACCATCTT ATGTTCTCAAATTGAAGATTACCTCTTTGGTGGACTTGTCAAAAGTTGATAGAAATTACTTACTTACACAG